A DNA window from Ficedula albicollis isolate OC2 chromosome 28, FicAlb1.5, whole genome shotgun sequence contains the following coding sequences:
- the EPS15L1 gene encoding epidermal growth factor receptor substrate 15-like 1 isoform X3, whose translation MAALIPLSQQFPTGNPIYETYYKQVDPTYTGRVGASEAALFLKKSGLSDITLGKIWDLADPEGKGYLDKQGFYIALRLVACAQNGHDVNLSSLNLTVPPPKFHDTSSPLLITPPSTETHWAVRVEEKAKFDDIFESLLPVNGLLSGDKVKPVLMNSKLPLDILGRVWDLSDIDKDGHLDKDEFAVAMHLVYRALEKESVPSRLPPSLIPPSKRKKTPVFPGAVPVLPASPPPKDSLRSTPSHGSDNSLSSPGSLSPKHIKQTQPAVNWVVPMSDKARYDEIFLKTDTDMDGFVSGQEVKDIFMHSGLSQNLLAHIWALADTRQMGKLSKDQFALAMYLIQQKVSKGIDPPQVLPPDMIPPTDRNTPIHTLSGFLTPVGTEISALTEMRRDSASSVGSGEFTGVKELDDISQEIAQLQREKYSLEQDIREKEESIRQKTNEVQELQNDLDRETSNLQELEAQKQDAQDRLDEMDQQKAKLKDMLNDVRQKCQEETQVISSLKMQIQSQESDLKLQEDDLNRAKAELNHLQQEETQLEQSIQAGKVQLETIIKSLKSTQEEINQARSKLSQLQESHQEVSKSIEEYHEALNGIHGGSLTNLADMSEGLGQTERSNYGAMDDPFKNKALMFTSNTQELHTDPFQTEDPFKSDPFKGADPFKGSDPFQHDPFAEQPPAPADPFGGDPFKESDPFRSSAPEDFFKKQVKSDPFTSDPFTKPSTLPSKPDPFESTDPFTSSSISSKGPDPFGTLDPFGSGAFSGGEGFADFSQMSKSITSDPFDSSFGGAGFTDDPFKSKSDTPALPPKKNVPPRPKPPSGPQVPEGSHSISREDKEHLTPPIAAGHALPH comes from the exons TTTCCTACTGGGAATCCAATATATGAAACATATTACAAACAG gtAGATCCAACATACACAGGGAGAGTTGGGGCAAGTGAAGCTGCTCTGTTTCTTAAGAAATCTGGTCTCTCCGATATCACCCTTGGAAAA atttgggatttggctGACCCGGAGGGTAAAGGATACTTAGATAAGCAG GGTTTCTATATTGCATTGCGCCTTGTAGCCTGTGCACAGAATGGCCACGATGTAAACCTGAGCAGTCTGAATTTGACTGTGCCACCTCCTAAATTT cATGACACTAGTAGTCCTTTGCTGATCACACCACCCTCAACAGAGACTCACTGGGCTGTTAGG gtggaagaaaaagcaaagtttgaTGATATTTTTGAAAGCCTTTTGCCAGTAAATGGTTTACTTTCAGGAGACAAAGTAAAACCAGTACTGATGAATTCAAAGCTACCTCTTGATATCCTCGGACGG GTCTGGGATCTCAGTGATATTGATAAAGATGGTCACCTGGACAAGGATGAATTTGCTGTG GCAATGCATTTGGTTTATAGAGCTCTTGAGAAAGAGTCAGTTCCTTCACGATTGCCCCCTTCTCTCATACCACCTTCTAAAAGAAAGAAGACACCGGTCTTTCCTGGTGCAGTTCCTGTTCTCCCTGCGAGTCCTCCACCAAAAGACAGCCTCCGTTCCACGCCATCCCATGGCAGTGACAACAgtctgagcagcccagggagcttGTCTCCCAAGCACATCAAACAAACACAG ccaGCTGTGAATTGGGTGGTACCAATGTCTGATAAAGCGCGGTATGAtgaaattttcttaaaaacagaCACAGACATGGATGGGTTTGTGAGTGGCCAAGAAGTAAAGGACATTTTTATGCATTCAGGTCTGTCTCAGAATCTCCTAGCACATATATG GGCTTTGGCAGACACAAGACAGATGGGAAAACTCAGCAAAGACCAGTTTGCACTCGCCATGTATCTCATTCAGCAGAAGGTCAGCAAAGGGATTGATCCTCCACAAGTGTTACCTCCAGATATGATCCCTCCCACAGACAGGAACACACCCATCCAC ACTCTGTCAGGTTTCTTGACCCCTGTAGGAACTGAGATCTCAGCACTAACAGAAATGCGACGT GATAGTGCAAGTTCTGTTGGATCAGGAGAATTTACAGGTGTGAAGGAGCTGGATGATATTAGTCAAGAAATTGCCCAGCTGCAGAG agaaaaatattctctggAGCAGGACAttagggaaaaggaagaatcaATCAGACAGAAAACCAATGAAGTTCAG GAACTGCAAAATGATTTAGATAGGGAAACAAGTAACTTGCAAGAGCTGGAGGCTCAAAAACAAGATGCCCAAGACCGCCTGGATGAGATGGACCAGCAGAAAGCCAAACTGAAAGATATGCTGAATGATGTAAGGCAGAAATGCCAGGAAGAAACACAGGTG ATTTCATCACTAAAAATGCAGATTCAGTCTCAGGAATCAGATTTAAAATTACAGGAAGATGACCTTAacagagcaaaagcagagctgaatcACCTCCAGCAAGAAGAAACTCAGCTAGAGCAGAGtatccaggctggaaaagtgCAGCTTGAAACAATAATCAAATCTTTAAAGTCAACCCAGGAGGAAATAAACCAG gcAAGAAGTAAACTCTCTCAGCTGCAAGAGAGCCATCAGGAAGTGAGTAAGAGCATTGAAGAATACCATGAAGCTCTCAATGGGATTCATGGTGGGAGTCTGACAAATTTAGCGGACATGAGTGAAGGCCTTGGGCAGACAGAAAGAAGCAATTATGGAGCtatg GATGATCCATTTAAGAATAAAGCCTTGATGTTTACCAGTAATACACAAGAATTGCATACAGACCCATTCCAGACAGAAGATCCTTTCAAATCTGATCCATTTAAGGGTGCAGACCCCTTCAAAGGCA GTGACCCGTTCCAGCATGATCCTTTCGCAGAGCAaccacctgctccagcag ATCCCTTTGGAGGAGATCCCTTTAAGGAAAGTGACCCATTTCGTAGTTCTGCCCCTGAGGATTTCTTCAAGAAACAGGTGAAGAGTGACCCATTTACTTCAGATCCATTCACAAAACCCTCCACTTTACCTTCAAAG CCTGACCCTTTTGAAAGCACTGATCCTTTTACGTCTTCCAGTATCTCTTCGAAAGGTCCAG ATCCATTTGGAACACTGGATCCTTTTGGAAGTGGGGCTTTCAGTGGTGGTGAGGGATTCGCAGACTTCAGTCAGATGTCAAAG TCAATAACTTCAGACCCCTTTGACTCCTCTTTTGGAGGAGCGGGATTCACAGATGACCCTTTCAAAAGCAAATCAGACACACCAGCATTACCACCGAAGAAAAATGTCCCTCCACGACCCAAGCCACCCAGTG
- the EPS15L1 gene encoding epidermal growth factor receptor substrate 15-like 1 isoform X4: protein MAALIPLSQQFPTGNPIYETYYKQVDPTYTGRVGASEAALFLKKSGLSDITLGKIWDLADPEGKGYLDKQGFYIALRLVACAQNGHDVNLSSLNLTVPPPKFHDTSSPLLITPPSTETHWAVRVEEKAKFDDIFESLLPVNGLLSGDKVKPVLMNSKLPLDILGRVWDLSDIDKDGHLDKDEFAVAMHLVYRALEKESVPSRLPPSLIPPSKRKKTPVFPGAVPVLPASPPPKDSLRSTPSHGSDNSLSSPGSLSPKHIKQTQPAVNWVVPMSDKARYDEIFLKTDTDMDGFVSGQEVKDIFMHSGLSQNLLAHIWALADTRQMGKLSKDQFALAMYLIQQKVSKGIDPPQVLPPDMIPPTDRNTPIHTLSGFLTPVGTEISALTEMRRDSASSVGSGEFTGVKELDDISQEIAQLQREKYSLEQDIREKEESIRQKTNEVQELQNDLDRETSNLQELEAQKQDAQDRLDEMDQQKAKLKDMLNDVRQKCQEETQVISSLKMQIQSQESDLKLQEDDLNRAKAELNHLQQEETQLEQSIQAGKVQLETIIKSLKSTQEEINQARSKLSQLQESHQEVSKSIEEYHEALNGIHGGSLTNLADMSEGLGQTERSNYGAMDDPFKNKALMFTSNTQELHTDPFQTEDPFKSDPFKGADPFKGSDPFQHDPFAEQPPAPADPFGGDPFKESDPFRSSAPEDFFKKQVKSDPFTSDPFTKPSTLPSKPDPFESTDPFTSSSISSKGPDPFGTLDPFGSGAFSGGEGFADFSQMSKSITSDPFDSSFGGAGFTDDPFKSKSDTPALPPKKNVPPRPKPPSVWK from the exons TTTCCTACTGGGAATCCAATATATGAAACATATTACAAACAG gtAGATCCAACATACACAGGGAGAGTTGGGGCAAGTGAAGCTGCTCTGTTTCTTAAGAAATCTGGTCTCTCCGATATCACCCTTGGAAAA atttgggatttggctGACCCGGAGGGTAAAGGATACTTAGATAAGCAG GGTTTCTATATTGCATTGCGCCTTGTAGCCTGTGCACAGAATGGCCACGATGTAAACCTGAGCAGTCTGAATTTGACTGTGCCACCTCCTAAATTT cATGACACTAGTAGTCCTTTGCTGATCACACCACCCTCAACAGAGACTCACTGGGCTGTTAGG gtggaagaaaaagcaaagtttgaTGATATTTTTGAAAGCCTTTTGCCAGTAAATGGTTTACTTTCAGGAGACAAAGTAAAACCAGTACTGATGAATTCAAAGCTACCTCTTGATATCCTCGGACGG GTCTGGGATCTCAGTGATATTGATAAAGATGGTCACCTGGACAAGGATGAATTTGCTGTG GCAATGCATTTGGTTTATAGAGCTCTTGAGAAAGAGTCAGTTCCTTCACGATTGCCCCCTTCTCTCATACCACCTTCTAAAAGAAAGAAGACACCGGTCTTTCCTGGTGCAGTTCCTGTTCTCCCTGCGAGTCCTCCACCAAAAGACAGCCTCCGTTCCACGCCATCCCATGGCAGTGACAACAgtctgagcagcccagggagcttGTCTCCCAAGCACATCAAACAAACACAG ccaGCTGTGAATTGGGTGGTACCAATGTCTGATAAAGCGCGGTATGAtgaaattttcttaaaaacagaCACAGACATGGATGGGTTTGTGAGTGGCCAAGAAGTAAAGGACATTTTTATGCATTCAGGTCTGTCTCAGAATCTCCTAGCACATATATG GGCTTTGGCAGACACAAGACAGATGGGAAAACTCAGCAAAGACCAGTTTGCACTCGCCATGTATCTCATTCAGCAGAAGGTCAGCAAAGGGATTGATCCTCCACAAGTGTTACCTCCAGATATGATCCCTCCCACAGACAGGAACACACCCATCCAC ACTCTGTCAGGTTTCTTGACCCCTGTAGGAACTGAGATCTCAGCACTAACAGAAATGCGACGT GATAGTGCAAGTTCTGTTGGATCAGGAGAATTTACAGGTGTGAAGGAGCTGGATGATATTAGTCAAGAAATTGCCCAGCTGCAGAG agaaaaatattctctggAGCAGGACAttagggaaaaggaagaatcaATCAGACAGAAAACCAATGAAGTTCAG GAACTGCAAAATGATTTAGATAGGGAAACAAGTAACTTGCAAGAGCTGGAGGCTCAAAAACAAGATGCCCAAGACCGCCTGGATGAGATGGACCAGCAGAAAGCCAAACTGAAAGATATGCTGAATGATGTAAGGCAGAAATGCCAGGAAGAAACACAGGTG ATTTCATCACTAAAAATGCAGATTCAGTCTCAGGAATCAGATTTAAAATTACAGGAAGATGACCTTAacagagcaaaagcagagctgaatcACCTCCAGCAAGAAGAAACTCAGCTAGAGCAGAGtatccaggctggaaaagtgCAGCTTGAAACAATAATCAAATCTTTAAAGTCAACCCAGGAGGAAATAAACCAG gcAAGAAGTAAACTCTCTCAGCTGCAAGAGAGCCATCAGGAAGTGAGTAAGAGCATTGAAGAATACCATGAAGCTCTCAATGGGATTCATGGTGGGAGTCTGACAAATTTAGCGGACATGAGTGAAGGCCTTGGGCAGACAGAAAGAAGCAATTATGGAGCtatg GATGATCCATTTAAGAATAAAGCCTTGATGTTTACCAGTAATACACAAGAATTGCATACAGACCCATTCCAGACAGAAGATCCTTTCAAATCTGATCCATTTAAGGGTGCAGACCCCTTCAAAGGCA GTGACCCGTTCCAGCATGATCCTTTCGCAGAGCAaccacctgctccagcag ATCCCTTTGGAGGAGATCCCTTTAAGGAAAGTGACCCATTTCGTAGTTCTGCCCCTGAGGATTTCTTCAAGAAACAGGTGAAGAGTGACCCATTTACTTCAGATCCATTCACAAAACCCTCCACTTTACCTTCAAAG CCTGACCCTTTTGAAAGCACTGATCCTTTTACGTCTTCCAGTATCTCTTCGAAAGGTCCAG ATCCATTTGGAACACTGGATCCTTTTGGAAGTGGGGCTTTCAGTGGTGGTGAGGGATTCGCAGACTTCAGTCAGATGTCAAAG TCAATAACTTCAGACCCCTTTGACTCCTCTTTTGGAGGAGCGGGATTCACAGATGACCCTTTCAAAAGCAAATCAGACACACCAGCATTACCACCGAAGAAAAATGTCCCTCCACGACCCAAGCCACCCAGTG